Proteins encoded together in one Streptomyces umbrinus window:
- a CDS encoding bifunctional DNA primase/polymerase translates to MSAEMGRRSGGQGRISQWLRGRRPRTDSGDDSSGREELLLAAAGAGLPLAPAAHPSAYRCSCDRVGCPTPARHPVSFAWQTQSTTDRAQIERWARHQPLANFITATGMVHDVLDVPLEAGQEALERLLALGVEVGPVAVSGGDRMLFFTATRGTPEDEDEWWPCELDCHPETMDEHPGLRWHCRGSYVLVPPARLPGDLTVEWVRGPEHGLPDPLSLLEVLTDECARYAGVERDHVAAWPLRG, encoded by the coding sequence ATGAGCGCAGAGATGGGCCGCCGCTCGGGCGGGCAGGGCAGGATCTCCCAGTGGCTGCGTGGCCGACGGCCTCGTACGGACTCCGGAGACGACTCCTCGGGGCGTGAGGAACTGCTGCTTGCCGCCGCCGGAGCCGGGCTGCCGCTCGCGCCCGCCGCCCATCCCTCCGCCTACCGGTGTTCCTGTGACCGCGTCGGGTGTCCCACCCCCGCGCGGCACCCGGTGTCGTTCGCCTGGCAGACGCAGTCCACGACCGACCGGGCGCAGATCGAGCGGTGGGCGCGGCATCAGCCGCTGGCCAACTTCATCACCGCGACCGGCATGGTGCACGACGTGCTGGACGTTCCGCTGGAGGCGGGGCAGGAGGCGCTGGAGCGGTTGCTCGCGCTCGGTGTCGAGGTCGGGCCCGTCGCGGTTTCCGGGGGTGACCGGATGCTCTTCTTCACCGCTACTCGGGGTACGCCCGAGGATGAGGACGAGTGGTGGCCGTGTGAGCTGGACTGTCATCCGGAGACGATGGATGAGCATCCGGGGTTGCGGTGGCATTGCCGTGGGTCTTATGTGCTGGTGCCTCCGGCGCGGTTGCCCGGGGATTTGACGGTGGAGTGGGTACGGGGGCCGGAGCATGGGCTGCCGGATCCTTTGTCGTTGCTCGAGGTGCTTACCGATGAGTGTGCTCGGTATGCGGGGGTTGAGCGGGATCATGTTGCGGCGTGGCCTCTTCGGGGCTGA
- the efeU gene encoding iron uptake transporter permease EfeU — MFANYLIGLREGLEASLVVCILIAYLVKTDRRDALKPIWIGIAIAVGLALGFGCALEFGSQELTFEAQEALGGSLSIIAVCLVTWMVFWMRRTARHLKADLHGKLDAALQMGTGALVATAFLAVGREGLETSLFVWTSVRASSDGTEGPLIGVLLGIATAVVLGYLFYRGAVRINLAKFFTWTGAMLVVVAAGVLAYGFHDLQEADFLPGLTNKAFDISETIPPDSWYGTLLKGVFNFQPDPTVLQVVVWSLYLVPTLAFFLAPSRPDKDKAKPAAPVREEV, encoded by the coding sequence GTGTTCGCGAACTATCTGATCGGCCTGCGCGAGGGCCTGGAAGCCAGCCTCGTCGTCTGCATCCTCATCGCGTATCTGGTGAAGACGGACCGGCGGGACGCGCTGAAGCCGATCTGGATCGGCATCGCCATCGCGGTGGGTCTCGCCCTCGGCTTCGGGTGCGCGCTCGAATTCGGCTCCCAGGAGCTGACGTTCGAGGCGCAGGAGGCGCTCGGCGGCTCGCTGTCGATCATCGCGGTCTGCCTGGTCACCTGGATGGTCTTCTGGATGCGGCGTACGGCCCGCCATCTGAAGGCCGACCTGCACGGCAAGCTGGACGCGGCACTGCAGATGGGCACGGGCGCGCTGGTCGCGACCGCGTTCCTGGCCGTGGGACGCGAGGGTCTGGAGACGTCCCTGTTCGTCTGGACGTCCGTACGCGCGTCCAGCGACGGCACCGAGGGCCCGCTGATCGGCGTGCTGCTGGGCATCGCGACGGCGGTCGTGCTCGGCTACCTCTTCTACCGGGGCGCCGTGCGCATCAACCTCGCCAAGTTCTTCACCTGGACCGGCGCCATGCTGGTCGTGGTGGCCGCGGGTGTCCTCGCGTACGGCTTCCACGACCTCCAGGAGGCCGACTTCCTGCCGGGGCTGACGAACAAGGCCTTCGACATCAGCGAGACCATCCCGCCGGACAGCTGGTACGGCACGCTCCTCAAGGGCGTCTTCAACTTCCAGCCGGATCCGACGGTCCTCCAAGTCGTCGTGTGGTCCCTGTACTTGGTACCGACCCTCGCCTTCTTCCTGGCCCCCTCACGGCCGGACAAGGACAAGGCGAAGCCGGCCGCGCCGGTGCGCGAAGAGGTCTGA
- the efeB gene encoding iron uptake transporter deferrochelatase/peroxidase subunit — protein sequence MTDTTNNTSTTEATDETGGTGGSTDRNDSPAGRNEETADSISRAPSRRSLIGWGGAGLALGAAAAGGAVAMARNGDDTEPTAASTGAAVAFHGTNQAGIATPVQDRLHFAAFDVKTTDRAAFVQLLKDWTEAARRMTAGHAVGEGAYGGLAEAPPDDTGEALGLKPSRLTLTIGFGPSLFDKFGLADRRPEALVDLPKFAGDNLDGNRSGGDLCVQACADDPQVAVHAIRNLARIGFGKVVIRWSQLGFGKTSSTTPEAQTPRNLMGFKDGTRNIAGTETDRLKKFVWVEEKDGPAWMVDGSYLVARRIRMNIETWDRTSLQEQEDIFGRDKGEGAPVGKAKERDRPFLKAMKPDAHVRLAHPDTNAGATLLRRGYSFTDGTDGLGRLDAGLFFLAYQRDVRKGFIPVQRSLATDALNEYIQHVGSAVFAVPPGVRDKDDWWGRTLFSKDSKDSKSSTNSTNSKEA from the coding sequence ATGACGGACACCACGAACAACACGAGCACGACGGAAGCCACCGACGAAACCGGCGGGACCGGCGGAAGCACGGACCGGAACGACTCGCCTGCGGGCCGGAACGAGGAGACTGCGGACTCCATCTCCCGTGCCCCGTCGCGGCGTTCACTGATCGGCTGGGGCGGTGCCGGGCTCGCGCTCGGGGCCGCCGCGGCCGGCGGCGCGGTGGCGATGGCCCGCAACGGCGACGACACGGAACCGACCGCGGCCTCTACGGGCGCCGCGGTCGCCTTCCACGGCACGAACCAGGCGGGCATCGCCACCCCGGTGCAGGACCGGCTGCACTTCGCCGCGTTCGACGTGAAGACGACGGACCGGGCCGCGTTCGTCCAGCTGCTGAAGGACTGGACCGAGGCCGCGCGGCGGATGACCGCCGGGCACGCGGTCGGCGAGGGCGCGTACGGCGGTCTGGCCGAGGCGCCACCGGACGACACCGGGGAGGCGCTGGGCCTCAAACCGTCGCGGCTGACCCTGACGATCGGCTTCGGCCCGTCCCTGTTCGACAAGTTCGGCCTCGCGGACCGGCGGCCGGAAGCCCTGGTCGACCTGCCGAAGTTCGCGGGCGACAACCTCGACGGGAACCGCAGTGGCGGCGACCTGTGCGTCCAGGCCTGCGCGGACGACCCGCAGGTCGCGGTGCACGCGATCCGCAACCTCGCCAGGATCGGCTTCGGCAAGGTCGTCATCCGCTGGTCCCAACTGGGCTTCGGCAAGACGTCCTCGACGACTCCGGAGGCCCAGACCCCTCGTAACCTCATGGGGTTCAAGGACGGCACCCGCAACATCGCGGGCACGGAGACGGACCGCCTGAAGAAGTTCGTGTGGGTCGAGGAGAAGGACGGCCCGGCGTGGATGGTCGACGGCTCGTACCTCGTGGCCCGGCGCATCCGCATGAACATCGAGACCTGGGACCGTACTTCCCTCCAGGAGCAGGAGGACATCTTCGGCCGTGACAAGGGCGAGGGCGCCCCGGTCGGAAAGGCGAAGGAGCGGGACAGGCCGTTCCTGAAGGCGATGAAACCCGACGCCCACGTACGGCTCGCGCACCCCGACACCAACGCCGGGGCCACGCTCCTGCGCCGCGGCTACTCCTTCACCGACGGCACCGACGGCCTCGGCCGCCTGGACGCGGGCCTGTTCTTCCTCGCCTACCAGCGGGACGTCCGCAAGGGCTTCATCCCGGTGCAGCGGAGCCTGGCGACCGACGCGCTCAACGAGTACATCCAGCACGTGGGTTCAGCGGTCTTCGCCGTCCCGCCCGGCGTCCGCGACAAGGACGACTGGTGGGGCCGGACCCTGTTCTCGAAAGACTCGAAGGACTCCAAGAGCTCCACGAACTCCACGAACTCCAAGGAGGCGTAG